Proteins from a genomic interval of Chryseobacterium indologenes:
- a CDS encoding peptide MFS transporter has translation MSLTLEEIQDFKGKYPKQLWTLFTIEMWERFCFYGMRGVLTIFMVDQLGLLEDKANLQYGAIQAFIYAFTFIGGIFADKILGFKKSLVFGGLIMAVGNLIIALSPHDFFYFGITCSIIGTGFFKPNISSMVGELYKEDDPRRDAGYGLFYAGINIGGLLGGALCVYLGKYHSWSWCFLAAAIVMVLGLITFFATRKTLGPIGDSPLQFIPKSKRTLREVLVYIGALLSMPLIFVMVKNTSFTDYFMYLIGVAAVGYFIIETLKQTTPYQKKLIAAFIFIFMYFVFNSIYEQSGGSLSLFAKDNLVHNLLGFGMDPNVINNSANSFFIIIFSPLIGLAWVGLNKKKLEPNTINKFGIGFLFLAAGFFLFYSLRYFAGADGKSSLNLFTFTWLVITFGELCLGPIGMSIITKLSPKKMFGMMMGLWFLASAFGQFAAGKIGASFSESNTGNTNMSKLLAYTDGYKTLGIYALIAGVVLILLSSLVKKLMQDVK, from the coding sequence ATGAGCTTAACTCTAGAAGAAATACAAGACTTTAAAGGCAAGTATCCAAAACAACTTTGGACCTTATTCACCATTGAAATGTGGGAACGTTTCTGTTTTTATGGAATGCGTGGTGTCCTTACTATTTTTATGGTAGACCAATTAGGATTATTGGAAGACAAAGCCAATTTACAATATGGAGCCATACAGGCTTTCATTTACGCCTTTACTTTCATAGGAGGGATTTTTGCTGATAAAATCTTAGGTTTTAAAAAATCTCTCGTTTTTGGAGGACTTATTATGGCTGTCGGTAATCTGATTATCGCTCTTTCTCCACACGATTTCTTTTATTTCGGAATTACCTGTTCCATTATAGGTACCGGGTTTTTCAAACCGAATATTTCTTCTATGGTAGGCGAACTTTACAAAGAGGATGACCCGAGAAGAGATGCCGGATATGGGCTTTTCTACGCAGGAATCAATATTGGCGGACTTTTAGGAGGCGCTCTCTGTGTTTATCTCGGAAAATACCATTCGTGGTCTTGGTGCTTCCTTGCAGCTGCCATTGTAATGGTTTTAGGCCTTATTACATTTTTTGCTACCAGAAAGACATTAGGTCCTATCGGTGATTCTCCGTTGCAATTTATTCCTAAATCAAAGAGAACATTACGTGAAGTATTGGTCTATATTGGTGCATTATTAAGTATGCCCCTTATTTTTGTCATGGTTAAAAATACAAGCTTTACAGATTATTTCATGTACTTAATCGGTGTAGCGGCTGTAGGCTATTTCATTATAGAAACCTTAAAGCAAACAACTCCTTATCAGAAGAAACTGATCGCTGCCTTTATATTTATTTTCATGTATTTTGTTTTCAATTCTATATATGAACAGAGTGGCGGGTCTTTATCTTTGTTTGCAAAAGATAACCTTGTGCACAATTTGCTGGGATTTGGGATGGATCCAAATGTGATTAACAATAGTGCCAATTCATTTTTTATCATCATCTTCAGCCCTCTTATCGGCTTAGCATGGGTTGGTTTAAACAAAAAGAAACTTGAACCTAATACAATTAACAAGTTCGGAATCGGGTTTTTATTTCTGGCCGCCGGGTTTTTCTTATTCTATAGTTTAAGATATTTTGCAGGAGCAGACGGAAAGTCTTCTCTTAACTTATTTACTTTCACATGGCTTGTCATTACTTTCGGGGAACTTTGTTTAGGTCCGATAGGTATGTCTATTATCACTAAACTATCTCCGAAAAAGATGTTTGGAATGATGATGGGATTATGGTTTTTAGCAAGTGCATTCGGGCAGTTTGCCGCAGGAAAGATCGGAGCCAGTTTCTCTGAATCCAATACAGGTAATACCAATATGAGTAAACTTCTGGCTTATACAGATGGATATAAAACACTGGGTATTTACGCTTTAATTGCCGGAGTGGTATTAATATTGCTTTCATCACTCGTGAAAAAATTAATGCAGGATGTAAAATAA
- a CDS encoding S9 family peptidase yields MKKLLLTLTMAAAFYNASAQEITLDKIYSGYYRGKGIAGITSMKNGENYLVIEPTGIAKYSYKNSQKEGNLVDGKFESYIFSDDESKILLQIGRQPVYRHSFLGKFDVKDLKSGKTISLNDGKPVQEPSFSPDATKVAFIVDNNLFYQDLTSGKITQITTDGKKNSILNGLADWVYEEEFGHAKQYEWTKNSDAIVFVKSDESQVPEVYIPIYGKNLYPAEMRYKYPKAGEKNSVVSAQLYRLDSGKTIQLNLASFKNYYIPNVFQTAKPDEMVLITSERIQNASDILKVNTKTGAVQKLFTETDDKWIETDSPTLQFLDDNSFLWSSERDGNRHLYWYDKDGKLKKQITKGNWEVTNYYGFNPKTKEIYIQTTEKGSINKVVSKVNIESGKIQLISNGEGNNSANFSKNYNYFIETSSTASRPYTYVLKDGNGKTVKELHNNNDQLQKLKTDNFAEKEFITIPNAVGDQMNAWVMKPKNFDPNKKYPLFMFQYSGPGSQQVANSWDNGNALWFNHLVQKGYIVACVDGRGTGYKGAKYKKVTYMNLGKYEIEDQITAAKWFGNQSYIDKSRIGMFGWSFGGYMTSLAMTKGADVFKMGIAVAPVTNWRYYDSVYTERFMRTPQENPDGYDKNSPTEYANLLKGKFLLIHGTADDNVHFQNSMELSEALIQNKKQFDFMAYPDKNHGINGGQTRPQLYQKMTDFIVQNL; encoded by the coding sequence ATGAAAAAACTACTTTTAACTCTTACTATGGCAGCCGCATTCTATAATGCATCAGCCCAGGAAATCACACTAGACAAAATATATTCAGGATATTACCGTGGCAAAGGCATTGCCGGAATCACATCTATGAAAAACGGTGAAAATTATCTTGTTATTGAACCTACCGGAATAGCTAAATATTCTTATAAAAATTCTCAGAAAGAAGGAAATCTTGTAGATGGAAAATTTGAAAGCTATATTTTTTCTGATGACGAGTCTAAAATTCTGTTACAAATAGGCCGTCAACCGGTCTACAGACATTCTTTCCTTGGAAAATTTGATGTCAAAGATCTGAAGTCAGGAAAAACAATCAGTTTAAATGATGGAAAACCGGTACAGGAACCTAGCTTTTCACCTGACGCTACAAAAGTTGCTTTTATTGTAGACAATAATTTGTTTTATCAGGATTTAACTTCAGGAAAAATTACGCAGATCACGACCGACGGCAAGAAAAATTCTATTCTCAATGGGCTGGCAGACTGGGTGTATGAAGAAGAATTCGGTCATGCAAAACAATATGAATGGACCAAAAATTCTGATGCCATTGTATTTGTAAAGTCTGATGAAAGCCAGGTTCCGGAAGTTTACATTCCCATCTACGGAAAAAATCTTTATCCTGCTGAGATGCGTTATAAATATCCGAAAGCCGGAGAGAAAAACTCTGTAGTTTCAGCTCAGCTGTATCGTCTTGATAGCGGAAAAACAATACAACTCAACTTAGCTTCTTTCAAAAATTACTATATCCCGAATGTGTTCCAGACGGCAAAGCCTGATGAAATGGTGTTGATTACTTCAGAAAGAATTCAGAATGCATCCGACATCTTGAAAGTAAATACCAAAACGGGGGCAGTTCAGAAACTATTTACAGAAACGGATGATAAATGGATAGAAACAGATAGCCCTACACTTCAATTCCTGGATGACAATTCTTTCCTCTGGTCTTCTGAAAGAGACGGAAATCGTCATTTATACTGGTATGATAAGGATGGTAAGCTTAAAAAGCAAATCACGAAAGGAAACTGGGAGGTAACCAATTATTATGGATTCAATCCCAAGACAAAAGAAATTTACATCCAGACTACTGAGAAAGGAAGCATCAACAAGGTTGTTTCTAAGGTAAATATCGAAAGCGGGAAGATTCAACTGATTTCCAATGGGGAAGGAAACAATTCTGCCAATTTCAGTAAAAATTACAACTATTTTATCGAGACCTCTTCTACAGCTTCAAGACCTTACACGTATGTATTGAAAGACGGAAACGGTAAAACAGTAAAGGAACTTCACAATAATAATGACCAGCTGCAGAAATTAAAAACGGATAATTTTGCAGAAAAAGAGTTCATTACGATTCCTAATGCGGTGGGTGATCAAATGAATGCCTGGGTAATGAAACCGAAGAATTTTGATCCTAATAAAAAGTATCCGCTTTTCATGTTCCAATATTCCGGACCGGGATCTCAGCAGGTTGCCAATTCGTGGGATAACGGTAATGCCTTGTGGTTTAATCACCTGGTACAAAAAGGATATATTGTAGCTTGTGTAGACGGACGCGGAACAGGATATAAAGGTGCAAAATATAAGAAAGTAACTTATATGAATCTTGGTAAATATGAGATTGAAGATCAGATCACTGCTGCAAAATGGTTCGGAAATCAATCTTATATTGATAAAAGCAGAATCGGAATGTTCGGATGGAGCTTCGGAGGTTACATGACCAGCTTAGCAATGACCAAAGGTGCAGATGTTTTCAAAATGGGAATTGCTGTAGCACCGGTAACCAACTGGAGATATTATGATTCGGTGTATACTGAAAGATTTATGAGAACTCCACAGGAAAATCCTGATGGGTATGATAAAAACTCTCCTACAGAATATGCAAATCTGCTGAAAGGCAAATTCCTGTTAATCCATGGAACGGCTGACGATAACGTACATTTTCAAAATTCGATGGAATTATCTGAAGCATTGATTCAAAATAAAAAGCAATTTGATTTCATGGCTTATCCTGATAAAAACCATGGAATCAATGGTGGGCAGACAAGACCTCAGCTTTATCAGAAGATGACGGATTTCATTGTACAAAATTTATAA
- a CDS encoding thioredoxin domain-containing protein has product MNYLDDNKIYIDRDEFELQLEGHPDFPSLLAFSDALHFFNIENYSYRIDNDEKDFLPEDFLALVKGELAVVNNKDNKITVNGSQTDDFFSEWENIILIVEKSEDQFYKKSKFEYTYVNWGIVALVFLFLFAYDHSNLILKLIFAATGLIGFIFAREAYKKTHGKGTFIPVGVCKSNYLNTDCDLVFNSKKWKIFNKIDLSEISLLFFTSQIVCFVLLGLIKNVEFFFETYRYGLFAFIPVAVLSLYYQIFVVKKYCPVCMVIIALVGIQLVAANLISFTSKKPDISAVLFLIGSLGSLIVLMNFRIKNQNAQKDENTLKRNLKFRRNYQFFKNNLSLQKRLVNTDFSSAFVFGNENADQNLTFVTNPFCKHCKEFYPVFLKLVKKYSDELRITIFFDIDLSRDDLDNRTVHVNLTNIYINSENKIEFLEALSGWYNVQGYSEDKSGWYQKYSKYFGNPESALALLKGHEEWVSSNGVHFTPNIFINDTEYPVQYERADLEFFIPELLSEN; this is encoded by the coding sequence ATGAATTATCTGGATGATAATAAAATATATATTGATAGGGATGAGTTCGAACTTCAATTGGAAGGGCATCCTGATTTTCCAAGTCTTCTGGCATTTTCTGATGCTTTACACTTTTTCAATATTGAAAATTACAGTTACAGAATAGATAATGATGAAAAAGATTTTTTACCTGAGGATTTCCTGGCCTTAGTAAAAGGAGAGTTGGCAGTGGTGAATAATAAAGATAATAAAATAACAGTCAATGGTTCGCAAACGGACGATTTTTTTTCAGAATGGGAAAATATAATACTTATTGTAGAAAAATCTGAAGACCAGTTTTACAAAAAATCAAAATTTGAGTATACATATGTCAACTGGGGAATTGTAGCGCTGGTGTTTCTGTTTCTTTTCGCATATGATCACTCCAATCTGATTTTGAAATTGATCTTTGCCGCTACCGGACTTATCGGCTTCATCTTTGCCCGTGAAGCCTACAAAAAAACTCATGGTAAAGGAACATTCATTCCGGTTGGAGTATGTAAAAGCAATTATCTGAATACGGATTGTGACCTGGTTTTTAATTCGAAAAAATGGAAGATTTTTAACAAAATAGATTTATCTGAGATTTCATTGTTGTTTTTTACGAGTCAGATCGTGTGTTTTGTTTTACTTGGCCTGATAAAAAATGTTGAATTCTTTTTTGAGACCTATCGGTATGGGTTATTTGCATTTATACCCGTTGCTGTTTTATCATTATACTATCAGATATTTGTTGTTAAAAAATACTGTCCTGTCTGCATGGTAATCATAGCTTTAGTAGGTATTCAACTGGTGGCTGCCAATCTTATCTCCTTTACGAGTAAGAAACCGGACATAAGTGCTGTTCTGTTTTTAATCGGGAGCTTGGGTTCGCTCATTGTTCTGATGAATTTTAGGATAAAAAATCAAAATGCCCAGAAAGATGAAAATACACTTAAAAGAAATTTAAAATTCAGAAGAAACTATCAGTTTTTCAAAAATAATTTGTCTTTACAAAAACGGTTGGTCAATACTGATTTTTCAAGTGCTTTTGTATTTGGAAACGAAAATGCAGACCAGAATTTGACCTTTGTGACTAATCCCTTTTGTAAGCATTGTAAAGAATTTTATCCTGTTTTTCTAAAGCTGGTTAAAAAGTATTCAGATGAGTTGAGAATCACTATTTTTTTTGATATAGACCTTAGCAGGGATGATCTGGATAATAGAACGGTTCATGTAAATCTTACCAATATTTATATCAATAGCGAAAATAAAATAGAATTTCTGGAAGCGTTAAGCGGCTGGTATAACGTTCAGGGATATAGTGAAGACAAAAGTGGCTGGTATCAAAAGTATTCTAAATATTTTGGAAACCCGGAGAGTGCACTAGCACTATTAAAAGGACATGAAGAATGGGTAAGCAGCAATGGTGTGCATTTTACACCCAATATCTTTATCAATGACACGGAGTACCCGGTTCAGTACGAAAGAGCAGATCTTGAGTTCTTTATTCCGGAATTATTATCTGAAAATTAA
- a CDS encoding GLPGLI family protein, with protein MKGLLFILLGTCMMFAQNNRFIYEVKYKKDSTSKDITRENYYLDITKEDIAYYNRLNYINDSIFSVTGQYTSGRLTSFIIKKNKSNIYQNYEYIGDANYYKLSEEPKQQWNITDSVKISNNLRIQKATTRFGGRNWIAWFTKDIPMAYGPYKFNGLPGLIMELYDTKRIIILR; from the coding sequence ATGAAAGGCTTATTATTTATATTGCTGGGAACATGTATGATGTTTGCTCAGAACAACAGGTTCATCTATGAGGTGAAATACAAGAAAGATTCAACCTCAAAAGATATTACCAGGGAAAATTATTATCTGGATATCACAAAAGAGGATATAGCCTATTATAACAGATTGAATTATATTAATGACTCAATATTTAGTGTTACCGGGCAATATACATCTGGTAGGTTGACTTCTTTTATTATCAAAAAGAACAAAAGTAATATTTATCAAAACTATGAATATATTGGAGATGCAAACTACTATAAATTATCCGAAGAACCCAAACAACAGTGGAATATTACAGACAGTGTAAAGATTTCTAATAATTTACGGATTCAAAAAGCTACTACTCGGTTCGGAGGAAGAAACTGGATCGCATGGTTTACAAAAGATATTCCAATGGCCTACGGACCTTATAAGTTTAACGGATTGCCGGGATTGATTATGGAATTGTATGATACAAAAAGAATTATTATTTTAAGGTGA
- a CDS encoding peptide MFS transporter has product MDNIEALSPKPDEFVENKNSRHPKGLWVLFGTEMWERFNFYGMRALLTLFMVNSLLIKEADAAIIYGGFLALCYLTPLLGGFIADKYIGNRFAIIVGGSLMAIGQFLLFISASTFSADIGSAKLIMWLALFVIIFGNGFFKPNISSMVGSLYPKQEKSKLDSAFTIFYMGINIGAFLGQFICPYVGDVKDATTGVRDIFAFKWGFLAASIAMVIGTVTFFILKNKYVVTPEGRPIGGLPKNNTTADFEEGESQTAKFSGAFLGATIAIFVVLFFVFRYLLVGELGFNSVEMGQMIKGIIYPFIYAAGISLAFLIMSSAENKVERQRIWVIYIVSFFIIFFWAAFEQAGSSLTFIADNQTDRNIFGWNMPPSMVQIFNGIFVVLLAVPFSLCWDKLRAKGKEPVSPFKQAMGLALIALSYFIIAHNVKDLGNSGLLAIKWLMLLYFIQTCGELCLSPIGLSLVGKLAPKRFASLLYGVFFISNAAGYALAGSLGALIPATGDKFKKAQEIGVNLQDVLDKKITLNADQIAAFEKAQLPLHNPSFVGFEIHNLFEFFMVFVVLCGIASVILGLLSPILKKMMHGVN; this is encoded by the coding sequence ATGGATAATATTGAAGCATTAAGTCCGAAACCGGATGAATTTGTGGAGAATAAGAATTCCAGACATCCAAAGGGATTATGGGTTCTTTTCGGAACGGAAATGTGGGAGCGTTTCAACTTTTATGGAATGAGAGCACTTTTAACGCTCTTTATGGTAAATTCCTTATTAATAAAAGAAGCAGATGCTGCAATCATCTATGGTGGATTTTTAGCTTTATGTTATCTTACTCCGCTTTTGGGAGGATTTATTGCCGATAAATATATCGGAAACAGATTTGCCATTATTGTGGGAGGATCCCTAATGGCCATCGGACAGTTTTTATTATTTATCAGTGCATCTACTTTCTCTGCGGATATCGGAAGTGCTAAACTGATTATGTGGCTGGCTTTATTTGTTATCATCTTTGGTAATGGATTTTTCAAACCGAATATTTCCTCAATGGTGGGAAGTCTATATCCAAAACAGGAAAAATCTAAGCTGGATTCTGCATTCACTATTTTCTATATGGGGATCAACATCGGAGCATTCCTTGGCCAGTTTATCTGTCCTTATGTAGGAGACGTAAAGGATGCTACGACCGGTGTAAGAGATATTTTTGCTTTCAAATGGGGGTTCTTGGCAGCTTCCATTGCGATGGTAATCGGAACAGTTACATTCTTCATTCTTAAAAATAAATATGTAGTAACTCCTGAAGGAAGGCCTATCGGAGGATTACCAAAGAACAATACCACTGCAGATTTTGAAGAAGGAGAATCTCAGACAGCAAAATTTTCGGGTGCTTTCCTGGGAGCTACAATAGCAATTTTTGTTGTTCTCTTCTTTGTATTCAGATATTTATTGGTAGGAGAACTCGGATTCAACTCTGTGGAAATGGGACAGATGATCAAAGGGATTATCTATCCTTTCATCTATGCAGCAGGTATTTCATTAGCTTTCTTAATTATGTCTTCAGCTGAAAACAAGGTAGAAAGACAAAGAATTTGGGTCATTTATATCGTTTCTTTTTTCATCATCTTTTTCTGGGCAGCTTTCGAACAGGCAGGTTCTTCATTAACGTTTATTGCAGATAACCAGACAGACAGAAATATTTTTGGATGGAATATGCCACCATCAATGGTTCAGATATTTAACGGAATTTTTGTAGTTCTACTAGCGGTTCCTTTCAGTTTATGTTGGGATAAGCTTAGAGCAAAAGGAAAAGAGCCGGTATCTCCATTCAAACAAGCGATGGGGCTTGCATTAATTGCTCTTTCTTATTTCATCATTGCACATAATGTAAAAGATCTAGGAAACTCCGGTTTATTGGCAATCAAATGGTTGATGCTTTTATATTTCATCCAGACTTGTGGTGAGCTTTGTTTATCACCAATCGGGCTTTCGCTGGTAGGTAAACTGGCTCCAAAAAGATTTGCTTCATTGCTATATGGTGTTTTCTTTATCTCTAATGCTGCCGGATACGCATTGGCAGGTTCATTAGGAGCACTTATCCCTGCAACAGGTGATAAATTTAAGAAAGCTCAGGAAATCGGAGTTAACTTACAGGATGTTTTAGATAAAAAAATTACTTTAAATGCTGATCAGATTGCAGCATTTGAAAAAGCACAGCTACCGTTACACAACCCTAGTTTTGTGGGATTTGAGATTCATAACTTATTTGAATTCTTCATGGTGTTTGTGGTACTTTGTGGTATTGCTTCAGTAATCTTAGGTCTACTGTCGCCGATCTTAAAGAAAATGATGCACGGTGTCAACTAG
- a CDS encoding helix-turn-helix transcriptional regulator, with amino-acid sequence MVQEKLRNLRKQKGISQEKMAKILSTDPSNYSRKERGEVRIHDEEWQKLAAALEVPVEDIKEEKELRIVHNDNSTFNDNSGNYYNQHFNIPSSLLENLQDYIAILKEQNEILKKENQELKMKSNK; translated from the coding sequence ATGGTTCAAGAAAAACTTAGAAATTTACGTAAACAAAAAGGTATATCCCAAGAAAAAATGGCTAAAATACTATCAACAGATCCATCTAATTATTCCCGCAAAGAACGTGGGGAGGTAAGAATTCATGATGAGGAATGGCAAAAATTGGCTGCAGCTCTTGAAGTTCCGGTTGAAGATATTAAGGAAGAGAAAGAATTGAGAATAGTACACAATGATAATTCGACATTTAATGACAATTCTGGAAACTATTACAATCAACATTTTAATATTCCTAGCTCCTTATTAGAAAACCTACAAGATTACATTGCTATACTAAAAGAGCAAAATGAAATTCTAAAGAAAGAAAACCAAGAATTGAAAATGAAATCAAATAAATAA
- a CDS encoding DUF1016 domain-containing protein, which translates to MMEISEDSLFQSVKEIVRQSREKVFRIANSTLLLTYWQIGKLIVENEQQGKERAEYGKYTLKNLSQKLTLEFGKGFDYTNLSNMRKFYTAFPIVDTLSQQLSWSHYRLLSSQDDKSKREYYLNEAVQNNWNVRDLKRQISSLAYERVLKHKKTSTESIHSVLKDPYIFEFLGLKVDEQFSEKEIETAIIDHIQKFLLEFGKGFAFVARQQHISTDTSDFYIDLVFYNYILKCFVIIDLKTGELSHQDIGQIDMYVRMYDDMKRGEGDNPTIGILLCSEKDETIVKYSVLNDKNNLFASKYLLYLPKEEELKQLIDQDRIRFELDQENKTP; encoded by the coding sequence ATGATGGAAATTTCCGAAGATTCTTTATTCCAGTCCGTAAAGGAAATTGTTAGGCAATCGCGCGAAAAAGTTTTTCGGATAGCGAATTCTACGCTATTGCTTACCTATTGGCAAATCGGAAAACTGATTGTTGAAAATGAGCAGCAAGGAAAAGAACGTGCGGAATATGGAAAATACACCTTAAAGAATCTTTCACAAAAACTGACTCTGGAGTTTGGAAAAGGTTTTGATTACACAAATCTTTCCAATATGCGTAAGTTTTATACCGCTTTCCCAATTGTTGACACATTGTCTCAACAATTGAGCTGGTCGCACTACCGACTGCTTTCAAGTCAGGATGATAAATCCAAGAGAGAATATTATCTCAATGAAGCTGTACAAAATAACTGGAATGTAAGAGATTTAAAAAGACAGATCAGTTCACTTGCCTACGAAAGAGTTTTAAAACATAAAAAAACTTCAACTGAAAGTATCCACAGTGTTTTAAAAGATCCTTATATTTTTGAATTTCTCGGTTTAAAAGTTGATGAACAGTTTTCAGAAAAAGAAATTGAAACCGCCATCATCGACCATATTCAAAAGTTTTTACTGGAATTTGGAAAAGGATTCGCTTTTGTTGCCAGGCAACAACATATCTCTACTGATACCTCAGACTTTTATATCGATCTGGTTTTTTATAATTACATCCTAAAATGTTTTGTAATCATCGACCTGAAAACTGGCGAACTGTCTCACCAGGACATCGGGCAAATTGATATGTACGTAAGAATGTATGATGATATGAAACGTGGTGAAGGAGATAATCCCACTATCGGAATTTTACTCTGTTCTGAAAAAGATGAAACAATCGTAAAATATTCCGTACTCAATGATAAAAACAATTTATTCGCCAGCAAATACCTGCTGTATCTCCCAAAAGAAGAAGAATTAAAACAACTTATTGATCAGGACAGAATTCGTTTTGAACTGGATCAGGAAAATAAAACCCCTTAA
- a CDS encoding thioredoxin family protein codes for MKKILSITLLFLLNFTFAQVKWMTIDEALKAQKVSPKKILIDFYADWCGPCKIMDKKTYGHPIIAQILNENYYPVKFNAEEKKSFEIFGRTFSNHGTEHKGRNSLHEFTQYMNVGAVPSTVFLDEHGDPITILQGELSAKELEPYLELISKDVFKKIKTREQWEDYQKKFKSKIKD; via the coding sequence ATGAAGAAAATTCTAAGCATAACACTCTTATTTTTATTAAATTTTACTTTTGCCCAGGTAAAATGGATGACTATAGACGAAGCTTTAAAAGCACAAAAAGTAAGTCCGAAGAAAATCCTTATTGACTTCTATGCAGATTGGTGTGGCCCATGTAAAATAATGGATAAAAAAACGTACGGACATCCCATTATTGCTCAGATCTTAAATGAAAATTATTATCCTGTAAAATTTAATGCAGAAGAAAAAAAATCATTTGAAATCTTTGGAAGAACTTTTTCCAACCATGGTACTGAGCATAAAGGCAGAAATTCATTACATGAATTTACCCAATACATGAATGTAGGAGCTGTTCCAAGCACTGTTTTTTTGGATGAGCACGGAGATCCCATCACCATCCTTCAGGGAGAATTGTCGGCCAAAGAGCTGGAACCCTACCTTGAACTGATCTCAAAAGATGTATTTAAAAAAATCAAAACCCGGGAGCAATGGGAAGATTACCAGAAGAAATTTAAATCCAAAATAAAAGACTAA